AAAATTGAAGTAACGGTGGAAACACTTGTACCGGATACAATTTCAATTGTCGGAAATGACTCAGTATTTGAAACATATTCAACACAACTATCAGCTCATGTGAAGGACCAATTTAATCAAGATTTATTAGATTCAAAAGTAACATGGTCATCCTCTGACAAAACGATTGCAACTGTTGACAATAGCGGAAAGGTGACAGGAATCAAACCAGGTAATGTTGTTATTACAGTTACTTCAGGAGATGCACAAGCAACTTTTGATATAAAGGTTAAGGAAAATGTTAAACGTTATGTGCGTATTAAGTATGTGAGACCTGACGGTGACTTCACTGGTGATTTTGGTGCTTGGAATCTGTGGGTATGGAATACAGGTGTAAAAAACGACCAAATTGATTTTGAAACAATTGAAGGTGATACAGCTATAGCAAATGTTGAAATTGCACCTGAAACCGAGTCAATTGGCTTCTTAGTAAGAAAAGGAACAGATTGGAACACAGCTAAGGTTTCACCTGATAGTGATGACCACAACGTGATAATTAATCGTGATGATATTATAACAAAGGTAACTGTTGTGACAGGTGTTGCAGGTCAAACAGTTGTACCAACTGTGAAAGGTCCTGATTTACAAGATGGAAATGTTACGTTCTATTATAGAGATGAAGAACTTTTCCAAAATGATGAAATGCATACGATTGATGATGTGAAGGTAAAAGTTAATGGTCAAGAATATCAAATGGAATATAGTGAACAAAATGAGTATTTTACTTATAAATTAGAGAATTTAGAGGAAGGTTCACATGAATATTCCTTTTTAGTGACAACAGACGGCGAAACTAAAGAAGTAACCGACCCAAAGAATACGAAAAATGGCAAATCAATTATTACTTATACTCGTCCAGACTTAAACATTGAAACTATGGTTTCTCCTTCTGAAATCACATATGATGAAAACACTGTTTTAAAAGTAAATGTAACATCCGAGGATCAAGTTAGCATAAAAGAAATTACGGCTGATTTGTCAGCATTGGGTGGAAAGAACAAGGTTGAAATTGATCCTACAGTAGGTGCTGTTTCAATAGGTGCTAACGAGTCGGTGACAGCTGGAGAAAAGGAAATTGTCATCAATGTAGTTGATGAGTTCGGAAACACTCACAAAAAAACAGTGATAGTAACGATCAAGCCAGAACAAGTTGTAGGAGATAAACTAGACTTTGATTGGGATGAGGCAAGAATTTATTTTATGCTAACAGACCGTTTTAAAGATGGTGATCCATCTAATAACGGCGGAGTAGAATATGATCCAACACACTCAGAGGCATATCATGGTGGTGACTTCCAAGGGATCATTGATAAGCTAGACTATATTGAAGACCTTGGTATTAATACAATCTGGATATCACCAATTGTTGATAATATTGACTTCAATAAAGGCTTAGATTTCAACACGACAGAAGGGCTTTAAAGCAAAACAGTATGGTTACCACGGATACTGGGCAAAGGATTTTACAACGTTAGATGAGCATTTAGGTGATATGAAAACTTTCCAAAAACTTATCGAAAAAGCACATGATCGTGGAATAAAAATTATGCTAGATGTGGTTGTAAACCATGCAGGATATGGAATGGATGGGGAAGTCTGGGAAACTTGGAAAGCAGATTCTGAGAATCTTCCAACTGAAGAAGAATTAGCTGAATTTGGCGGTATGCTTCGAACAGTCGATGAGGATCCAACAGTACGTGGTGAACTAGATTATTTACCAGATTTTAAAACAGAAGATCCTGCAGTGCGCCAACAAATCATAGACTGGCAAACAGCTTGGCTTGAAAAAGCGAAAACGAAACGTGGAGATACAATTGACTTCTTCCGCATTGATACAGTTAAACATGTAGAAGATGCAACATGGCAGGCATTGAAAAATGATTTAACTTCTATTGATCCTGAATTTAAAATGATTGGAGAATATTGGGGAGCAAGTATCAATAATGATGGGGGATACTTAGGAACTGGTCAAATGGATTCACTATTAGATTTTGATTTTAAAGAAAAAGCAAAATCCTTTGTAGATGGTTCCATTGATAGTGTTGAAACATATTTACAAGACAGAAACAAGCAACTTTCAAACACAGCAACACTAGGGCAATTTTTAAGCAGTCATGACCAGAATGGTTTCTTAACGGAATACGTGAATGGGGATGTTGGGAAGCTGAAGGTTGCATCCTCTCTACAAATTACATCGAAAGGTCAACCTGTTATTTACTATGGTGAAGAACTAGGACGATCTGGGAAATCGGATTGGGAGAAAGATACCGATGGAAATGTAGTGGCATTTGGTCAAAATAGAGGTGATATGCCATGGGAACTTTATGAAAATAAAGATCCTGAAGCAATGGCTTTACATGATCATTACTCTAAACTTCTAAATATTCGTAAAGATTTTTCTGAGGTCTTCTCAAAGGGTACAAGAGAAAAAGTTGCTGGTGGAGACTCTGATAAATACATTGTTTTCTCAAGAGAATATAATGATGATCGACTATTAGTTGGCCTTAATACAACATCAGAAAAGAAAGAAGCTACTTTCAAAGTGGACTTTGCTCCAAAAACAAAGTTAACAGATCTTTACAGTGGTAAAAAATACAAAGTTAGTAAAAATCAAGAAATAACGATAGAATTACCTTCAAAAGATCAAGGTGGTACAGCCATTTTGGCAGAATTTACTCCAGGTAAATCGAATAAAAAACAAAAAGACCATAAGAAGAATTAATAAATGGTAAAATGTTGAAAGATATGAAAGAAGTCTGATGAGATTTTCATCAGACTTTTTTCGATTAAGAACAAGACTGTGGAGATAAAGTGATCCTGCATTAGGTAGGATCTTTCTAGCTGAATTTAGTAGAATCTTATAAAGGCTCCCTTTTTAGAATAATTAAGCTTTTTTACGTACTGTTTTTGTTTTCTTTCCAGCTGTAGCTGCATTGGTTGTTGTTGCAGTAGATGCAGCAAGATCATCTCCTGCAGCTTTTGCTTGTTTTGCGGGTTTTGCTTTTGGTTGTGGTTTTTTCGTTTTTTCAATACTAGCCTGAAGGGCGCTCATTAAGTCGACTACATTTTGTCTAGGAGCTGCTTCTGCTGAAGGAGTTTTTCCTTCGTTTTGATTTACCTTACGTTCAATTAGTTCTTGAAGCGCTAAACGGTAATCATCTTTGTATTTTTCAGGTTCAAATGTTGTTGTTAGTTGATCAATCAGCATGATGGCAGTTTCAAGCTCTTTTTCACCAACTTCAACTTGCTCGGGAACACTCGGTACTTCTTTTACATTTCTCACTTCATCAGGATAGTGAACAGTTTCCATAACAATGCAATTTTCATAAACTCGAACCATTGCCAGCTGCTGTTTTGAACGAATTGTAATCTCAGCAATCCCGATTTTTCCCGACTTTGTTAATGCTTCACGAAGAAGACCGTATGCTTTTCCACCGTTTTCTCCAGGGCCAATAAAGTATGAACGATTAAAATAAATAGGATCTATATCATTGATACTAACAAAGTCAATAATTTCAACTGTTTTGTCTTCATGCTCATCTTTCAATTCTTTTAATTCTTCCTCAGTTAGAACAACATATTTTCCCTTAACATATTCATATCCCTTTACAATTTCATCTGGAGTAACTTCTTCATCACAATTCGGACATGTTTTTTCATATTGAATTGGAGAGTGACATTTTTTATGAAGAGTTCTAAGTTTTATATCCTTGTCTTCAGTAGCTGCATAAAGCTTTATAGGAATATTAACGAGTCCGAAGCTAATTGAACCTTTCCACATTGTGTGCATCTACGATCCCTGCCTTCGTCAAATGTTTATTTAGTACTTAGCTTCAGTTTTATACAGTGCTTTCATAAGTAGAAATAGCTACCAATTAAAAAAAGAGCAGAAAAAGTCCTGCTCAAAGTTAAAATGTCCCCATTTGTTGAAGCACAATAATAACTACACCGAGAATCCAAACATACACAGCAAATAATTTTAATGACTTGTTCTTTACGAATGAAATCATAAACTTGACCGCAATATAGCCAAAGATAGCAGAAGCAAGCGTTGCGATAAACATGGATGTTAAACTTATTTGTGGGACATTTCCAGATGCTATATCCTTTAATTGGAAAATAACTCCTCCACAAATGGCTGGAATAGATAGTAAGAAGGAAAAGTAAGCAGCTGCTTCTTTGTCCATTTTTCGCATTAGAGCTCCAACTATGGTCATTCCAGACCGAGATATGGCTGGGAAAATCGCAAATGCTTGAAAGCTTCCAATAAAAAAAGAATCAAAAAGAGAAATGTCTTCTACTTTTTTTGCTCCATTTTTAATGGAATCAGCAAACCATAAGAAAGCACCTGTTATTAGAAATTCCCATCCAATTGTAACGCCTGATTTTGAAATGCTATCAAAATAGTCACTGAACAAGACACCAGCAATAACGGCAGGGATTGTTCCAATAACTAGAAGAGCAGTAATACGGCTAAAAGGGTTTTTAATTAGTTTTAGTAAAATATCTTTATAAAAAACAACTAAAGCGATAAGTGTACCAAGATGGAGCATGGTGTCTAAAAATAAGTTCCCCGCTTCTTCCAGTCCAAAGAAATTGCGGCCTAAATATAAATGCCCCGTGCTACTAATCGGAATAAATTCAGTTAAACCTTGGATAATTCCTAATATGATTGCTTGAAGCCAATCCATTTTTCATACCCCCCATTAAAACAATGCTTGTCTGTATACATGAATATGTGTAATATATAAGCTTGTAGAACAACTTATTGGAAAATAGGTGATATAGTGGAAGAATTAATTCTTTCTATGCTTGAACAGTTTAAAGAACTTTCTTATTTTGGAATTATGCTGGCATTAACGTTTGAATTCGTACCAGCTGAGTTAGTACTACCTCTTGCTGGTTATTGGGTTTATGAAGGTGATATGACATTATGGGGGACAGTTCTTGCAGGCACAGTAGGTGGAACGTTCGGGCCATTGACTCTTTATGCAGTTGGAAGATATGGTGGAAGACCATTTATCCTTAAGTTTGGAAAATACTTTTTCATTAATGAAGAAAAGCTTACTAAAGCAGATGAATTTTTTGAGAAGAATGGTGCAATGGTTGCTTTTACAGCAAGATTCTTACCTGGAGTAAGAACGTTGATCTCCATTCCATGTGGTATGGCAAAGATGAATGTTTGGGTTTTCTCTATCTATACGTTTGTTGCAATGCTGCCGATTACTTTTATTTATGTTTATCTTGGATTTAAGCTAGGAGAAAATTGGAAGAACGTAGGTGAGCTTGCAAACCAATATATCCTTCCTGCCGGTATAGCAGTTCTCGTTATATTCGTTGCTTATAAATTAATTACTCGTAAAAAAAAGAAAACTTATAGAGAACAACATAAAACAGCTTCAAAAAAACATTAGAATAGGTTGACTATAAAATCCAACGGCATTGTTGCCATGATCGGAATTTAAATATGCTCTGCAAGACCTTTGCCTACATTGGCAAGGGTCTTTTTTGTTGTCTCATTTGTAAACAAGGGTAAATAATATAAGTCAATCGATAAAAGAGTGTCACGAAAAACTTGAAAATATTTATTCAATATGTCAAATGTGTAACAAATTATAGGTCTTAAATCCTTAAAATGAAAAAAAACTATAAAATTTAATTTCTACACCCTTAAGTTAAAAAAAGAATTCGAAACTATGTATTGAAACGAAAAAACACTAAGGAGGATTTGGTGAAACCGCATTGCATCAAATGAAATTCATGTGTAATTTATTGGGAATCGGCGATTTCTCTGAAAAAAGTTCATACGATCTGCTAAAATGCATTTATAGTCTGATTTAATATCAATAGGTCTAAAGTAATTTGTTTTGTAACAATTGACTTTCTTTTGTAGAAATTCAGAAAGATAGTTTCATATATCTTCCTTTGCGGTCCCTCTATAATTTAGCTATTATAGACAAAGTAATATAGGGGAAACAGAGGTGAACCGCCATGCTTAGCCTTTTGTTTAGACTAGGTAAGAAAAAGCGAACATTAGAAGAAACGGTTCTCCTAATTCAAAAGGGAGACCTTCAATTACAAAATGAATTAATTGAACAATATAAGCCATTTGTTGCTAAAACAGTATCATCTGTTTGTAAAAGATATATTAGTGAAAATGATGATGAATTTAGTATAGGTTTAATTGCGTTTAATGATGCTATTGAAAAGTATTCTACAGATAAAGGAAGCTCTCTGTTAGCATTTGCAGAATTAGTTATAAAAAGAAAAGTGATTGATTACATTCGGAAGGAAGCTCGTAATCCTTACACGGTTAACTTAGATCTGCAAGAGCACGAAGAAGGAGAGTATTCTCAAAGTAAAATTGAATCAGATTTATCAATTGATGAGTACACGAAGGCAATTGAACAAGAGCATCGAAAAGAAGAGATCATATTTTTTCAACACTGTTTAAACGATTTTAATTTAACCTTTGCTGAAATATTAGATCAATCACCAAAGCATTTTGATGCACGTCAAAATGCCATCATGGTTGCAAAGGAAGTCGTCAAGGATGATGACCTACGACATCACCTTTTTACTAAAAAACAACTTCCGGTTAAGCAACTAGAAGCAAAAGTAGCAGTAAGTCGTAAGACAATTGAGAGAAATAGAAAATACATCATTGCAATGGCCATCATCCTTTCAGGGAATTTCGTCTATTTAAAAGATTATATTAAAGGGGTGCTAGATTCATGAAAAAGGGAGTCGTCGTAGAATATAGTGATGACTTTGTTACGTTGCTCACCCCGGATGGGCAATTTTTAAAAGCTAAGAATAATGAAGGTGTCTATGAATTAGGGGAAGAAATATCTTTTTTTCCTGTAGTGGATAAACGTGAAGAAGTTATCAGAAAGAGAAAAAGAAATCACATCCTCAGCTATTTTAGTACTCGAATGGCGAAGGCAGGGGCTATATCAGCAATTGCTATCATATTTTTTATGATTAGTTTTCTTCCATTTTTCCAAAATGATCAGGTATATGCCTACATGTCCATTGATATTAACCCAAGTTTTGAGGTGGGGGTTGATGATCAACTAAATGTGATTTCTTTAGAACCACTAAATGACGAGGCTAACAAGCTAATGGAAAAGGTTTCGGACTGGGAAAATAAACCTTTTGATGAGATTGTTGATCGAATCGTTGGTGAATGTAAGTTAGAAGGGTACGTTTATCCTGGTAAGGAAATTGTTATAACGACAGTGGTTAATGAAGAAGATAAAAAGGCGCAAAATGAGCTTCAAGAGGATATTAGTAAAATCCGCTCTTCGTATGAAGAAGACCAGATGATTGTTAAAACAATTGAAGCTGATCAAGAAACTAGAGAAAAAGCTCAAAAACAAGGGGTTTCGACTGGTAAATATATTGAATTAACTGAAAAAGAGGTAAAACCAGTTAAGGAGAAAGAGACAACACCAGTGGAACAAAACAATACTCCTTCAACCCAAGAAAAAGAAGATACAACAACTACTGATCCAGTAAAACAGGAAACTTCAACAACAGTTGAAGAAAATCAACAAACAAAAGATGAACTAAATTCAAAAGCAAAAGAAAAGTTAAATGAAGTGAAAAATGAGCTAAAAGGGCAGAAAAACGAACAAAAGCAAAATAAAGGCAATCAAGTAAGTAACAATAATCGTGACAAACAAAAACAGAAAAACAACAATCGACATAATCACGATGACGATGACGATGATCGTGATAATCGAAAAGACAGAAAAAATAGAGATCATAATGATGATGATGATGATGATGATCGGCATAAAAGATGGAACTCGAATAAAGATAGAGATCGAGATGACCGTGAAGAAAGAAAAAGAAACAACAACCGTGATGATGATTAAGGCTGATCCAAATGGACCAGCCTCTTTACCATATTATTCAGTTCTTTGTCCGTTTAGTTGTGATTGTGCTTGTGCAACTAAACGCTTAGTAATTTCGCCGCCAACAGATCCGTTTGCACGGGAAACTGTATCTGAACCTAGGTTTACACCAAATTCATTTGCAATTTCATATTTAATTTGATCCAGAGCTTGCTCAATCCCTGGTACAAGTAACTTATTGCTGCTTCTAGCCATTTGGAACACTCCTTTAGATGATTGTTCTGAGCTGATAAAGTTTTCGATTTTTCAGCCTTACTCATAAGGTATCTTTCATTGTTAGTTTCTATACTGGAAAAGTTTAGACTAAGTCTATGACTTTTTTATAAGTAGATTATTTCTTACCCCTAATGAAATTAATGTACATGAGCATCATGATTAATTGAGCCTTTCATTCAAATATACTTGTGCTCTTGTTTGCAAATGAGAAGCTGTTACTGCTAAAACAGTTGTTACAAGAATTCGTTCGATCGTTTTCCACTGACTTTCAGTAAGTTCACTAAATTTCTTTGGTACCGCATTTACTTCTTCTACTATTTGTTGTTCCAGTGTTTGTCCTCTAAGTGGGAGTTTTTCCAGTTTCTCAAGAATTGTTCCATACATTTCATAAAACATAATCGGATTGATTAAATCATCGCTTCGATCTGAAAGAGTGTTAAAAACTTCTGTAAGGACCTTTCGAATTTTTTCAAAGTCAAATACATACTTTAAATCTTTTACAATCAATAGCATAGCTGCTTGGTCAATTGAATATTTTTTACCAAGTTCAGGAGGCCCGATTAACCCTTTTACATCTCTTTTAATCCAGTTTTGAATGGAAGTTGACTTTAAAGATGTTAATTCACATAAATTTGCTAGTGACACAATTTCATTTGTAGACAGGCCAAACTCCTGTAAATTTCGCCGTTTACTAGCTTTTATTAAAAAAGCGGGAATATTTATATCAATTGGAGAAGTAAAGTTTGATGCTTTTTCTATAATAAGTAAAGGAGATTGTTTGGACTCGCCTTTAAGTGAATATAATAATGCTGTCATTTCTTTTCGTGTTAATTGTATAGTCATCTTGACACCTCTTTTTTAGTGGTCTCATCGGAAAGTATAATGTGATTTCATTTGAAAAACCTGTGGACATACCTCGATGTTAAGTATGTAACAAATTAGTGAACAATTTGTAAAGTGTAAATAAGTATCTTGCTTTTACACATAAAAGTTTCTATAATTTTATTATAGTATAAGTTCATGTGAACTTGAAATTATTTGGAGGTATTTATGGCTAAAAGAATTTTTCTATTTCTTTTATCAAATATTCTAGTCATTACAACGATTGGAATTGTTTTATCACTCTTTAACGTTTCTCCCTATCAAAATGTAAATGGTAATTTAGATTTGGTTAGTCTTTTAATTTTTAGTGCTGTGGTAGGTTTTACCGGTTCATTCGTATCACTTGCAATTTCTAGATGGATGGCTAAAATGATGATGGGTGTCAAAGTAATTAACCCTGATGGCCAACTATCACCTTATGAAAGAGATCTTGTTGAAAGAGTGTATCGATTGTCTCGAGCTGCCGGTTTAACAAAGATGCCTCAAGTTGGTATTTATCAATCACCTGAAGTAAATGCTTTTGCGACAGGATCTTCGAAGCGACGTTCTTTGGTGGCTGTATCAACGGGACTTCTTCAGGAAATGGATGATGATGCAATTGAAGGTGTATTAGCACATGAGGTGGCACACATCGCCAACGGTGATATGGTTACAATGACGTTACTACAAGGAATTGTCAATACGTTCGTTGTATTCTTTGCACGAATTGCTGCATGGGTAGCCTCTCGTTTTGTCCGAGAAGACTTGGCACCGATTGTTCATTTTATTGCAGTGATCATTTTCCAGATTGTCTTCTCCATTTTGGGAAGCCTGGTTGTGTTCGCATTCTCAAGATATCGTGAATATCATGCTGACCGTGGTGGAGCTGACTTAGCGGGCAAGGATAAAATGATACACGCGTTAAGATCTTTAAAACATTATACTCAACGTGTTAGAGACGACCAAGCATCTTTATCAACATTAAAAATAAATAGTAAAAAAGGGATGTCATTATTCTCTACACATCCTGATCTTGATGATCGTATAAGTCGATTAGAAGCTAAATAAATGAAAAAAAGAATGACAATGGAAGTGCCGTTGTCATTCTTTTTTGTACGATTTGAATCTATTTATTTTTATTGGATGAATTTGTGAAAAACAGATGCTTTGTTATTAGTGCTTGAAGATAAGGCGAGTTTTTCTAATAAAGCACTTTTCATTTTATCGTTTTTTCTTTATGATTATAGGACTTAGTTTTTTATATAGGAAATTGTTTTTGCAGGATAGGAATGAAGAATGAATGAATAAATTGAAATTTCAAATACAATCTTTAACCCCGGTACAATTAATTGTTTCATATTACTTTTTAGCTGTTACAGTTTCTGTTCTTTTATTAAGTTTGCCTGTGGCACATAAACCTGGTGTTGAGTTTGCTTTTATCGACAGGCTCTTTACTGCAGTTAGTGCTGTTAGTGTAACAGGTTTAACTGTAATGTCTACTGCAGATACATTTAGTGTACCTGGTATTTTTATATTAGCCTTTGTTTTACAATTCGGCGGGATAGGCATTATGACACTAGGAACATTTGTATGGCTTATTGTGGGTAAGAAAATAGGCTTAAAAGAACGCCAGCTAATCATGACTGACCAAAATCAATCCAACTTATCTGGTATCGTAAATTTAATTCGGCAAATTATTGTACTCATTCTTATTATTGAGTTAATTGGAGCGTTAATTTTAGGAACTTACTTCTTAAAATACTATCCAACATGGCAGGAGGCATATCTGCATGGATTTTTCACTTCGATTAGTGCAACAACAAATGGTGGCTTTGATATTACTGGTCAATCTTTAATCCCCTTTGCTGATGATTATTTTATTCAGTTTATTGTGATGATTTTAATTGTTTTAGGTGCAATTGGTTTTCCGGTATTAATTGAAGTGAAAGATTTTCTTTTTAATAAAAGTCAACGATTCCGTTTTACGTTGTTTACCAAAATAACTTCCATTACCTTTTTTGCTTTAATTTTGGGGGGCACCATTACAATTGCTGCTCTTGAGTATTCTTATTTTTTTAACGGAAAAGAATGGCATGAAACGTTTTTTTATTCTCTATTTCAATCAACAGCAACCCGAAGTGGTGGTTTAGCAACAATGGACGTTAGTATGTTTACAGATACGACGATTTTAGTTATGTGTGCGCTAATGTTTATTGGGGCATCTCCAAGCTCAGTTGGAGGGGGAATTCGAACAACAACATTTGCTTTAAATCTTTTATTTCTTTTTCATTTTGCAAGAGGAAATAAGTCCATTAAGATTTTTAAAAGGGAGCTTTATGAGGAAGATTTAATGAAGTCAGTCGTAGTAACAATGATGGCATTTCTAATATGTTTTTTTGCCCTCGTTATATTAGCGATAACAGAGCCTTTTGAATTTATAGAAATATTATTTGAAGTTTGTTCAGCATTTGGAACAACAGGACTATCGATGGGTATCACACCTGAATTAAGCTCAATTGGAAAAATTGTTATTATGATCTTAATGTTTATCGGTAGAATTGGTATACTTACGTTTTTGTATCTATTAGGAACTAAGGAAAGAAAAGCAAATTATCATTATCCAAAAGAGCGAGTAATCATCGGATAAATTGTGAAGGATTGATGCAGTGAGGCATCAATCCTTTTTTGAATTTCCTTTTATAGCTTAGTTAATCATTGTTATAGCTTACATCTTTATCGGGATGTGTAAAAGGCACTCCTTGAGGTCTTTTTTTAGCTTCAATTAAATCTCTATTTTCCGAAGTGTTCCAACCAATGTCGTTTGTCGGATGAACCCATTGATCACCAGCCATAATCGAGGGATCAATATCGTCACTCCAATGATTTAAAGGTGATTGTGTTGAGCTATAAATACTATCTCCAATTGTTACACCATACTCGTTAATAAAAGGTTTTTTCATTTTTATACCTGTTCCTTTCCAAGAAGGAGCATTTATCTGATGTGGTAGTGTTTCGTTTATTGTGAAGTTTTCATCTTTATGTTTTTTCAATTTCGTCACCTCATATGATTATTTTTGTAATATGTTGCCCGAAACTATAGAGGGAATTGTCTTTAAACCCATTTTCCGTTTTCTACCTATGATAGAAATGAGAAGTTCAGGTAAAAGTAAAAAAGTAATATCATAACAAGGCTTAGATAAAAGCTTAAAAATATGAGGTGATTCGTTTTGAAAAGAAAAGCGTTTAGAAATCAAGCTGCAAAACAAAATTTTACTCCTACTGAAAGCCTGCCTGATACTGAATTTGCAGAAATTAACGATGATCAGGATCCGATGAAGGGTGCCAACCGTAACTCTAAACAAGGAAAGCAAGGGAAGTAAAGATGACAAAAAAGAAAAATATGAAAAGTAAAGATATGCAAAATCATAAGAAACCGATGGAGACTGACATATTACAAGAAGAATTTGGTCAAGAAACTGGTGATGTTAACGCATCAAAGCTTTTTGAGGCAATAGCAGGAAATGAAAAAGCGGAGAAAAAAGAAGGTAAGCGAAAAAA
This Metabacillus endolithicus DNA region includes the following protein-coding sequences:
- a CDS encoding Ig-like domain-containing protein; the encoded protein is MFIIAIKVPDSINKIRWELKNDYQSVFTYYKGLIELRKKHAAFKMDSKEEVQSHLQVLKQNENVVAYQLKDHANNDTWKNIVVIYNANKTAKEVALPVNGHWNIVVDHTSAGTETIRTVNSDKVTVEGLSMMVLYDQSEAEYTPVPTNIEVNPDIFAINPGETKGVSAYVKDQNGRVMLGEDLTWTSSNEAVATVNNGRVVGVTEGTAIITVKAGEIQAKIEVTVETLVPDTISIVGNDSVFETYSTQLSAHVKDQFNQDLLDSKVTWSSSDKTIATVDNSGKVTGIKPGNVVITVTSGDAQATFDIKVKENVKRYVRIKYVRPDGDFTGDFGAWNLWVWNTGVKNDQIDFETIEGDTAIANVEIAPETESIGFLVRKGTDWNTAKVSPDSDDHNVIINRDDIITKVTVVTGVAGQTVVPTVKGPDLQDGNVTFYYRDEELFQNDEMHTIDDVKVKVNGQEYQMEYSEQNEYFTYKLENLEEGSHEYSFLVTTDGETKEVTDPKNTKNGKSIITYTRPDLNIETMVSPSEITYDENTVLKVNVTSEDQVSIKEITADLSALGGKNKVEIDPTVGAVSIGANESVTAGEKEIVINVVDEFGNTHKKTVIVTIKPEQVVGDKLDFDWDEARIYFMLTDRFKDGDPSNNGGVEYDPTHSEAYHGGDFQGIIDKLDYIEDLGINTIWISPIVDNIDFNKGLDFNTTEGL
- a CDS encoding alpha-amylase family glycosyl hydrolase, which translates into the protein MSTRQKGFKAKQYGYHGYWAKDFTTLDEHLGDMKTFQKLIEKAHDRGIKIMLDVVVNHAGYGMDGEVWETWKADSENLPTEEELAEFGGMLRTVDEDPTVRGELDYLPDFKTEDPAVRQQIIDWQTAWLEKAKTKRGDTIDFFRIDTVKHVEDATWQALKNDLTSIDPEFKMIGEYWGASINNDGGYLGTGQMDSLLDFDFKEKAKSFVDGSIDSVETYLQDRNKQLSNTATLGQFLSSHDQNGFLTEYVNGDVGKLKVASSLQITSKGQPVIYYGEELGRSGKSDWEKDTDGNVVAFGQNRGDMPWELYENKDPEAMALHDHYSKLLNIRKDFSEVFSKGTREKVAGGDSDKYIVFSREYNDDRLLVGLNTTSEKKEATFKVDFAPKTKLTDLYSGKKYKVSKNQEITIELPSKDQGGTAILAEFTPGKSNKKQKDHKKN
- a CDS encoding Ku protein, encoding MHTMWKGSISFGLVNIPIKLYAATEDKDIKLRTLHKKCHSPIQYEKTCPNCDEEVTPDEIVKGYEYVKGKYVVLTEEELKELKDEHEDKTVEIIDFVSINDIDPIYFNRSYFIGPGENGGKAYGLLREALTKSGKIGIAEITIRSKQQLAMVRVYENCIVMETVHYPDEVRNVKEVPSVPEQVEVGEKELETAIMLIDQLTTTFEPEKYKDDYRLALQELIERKVNQNEGKTPSAEAAPRQNVVDLMSALQASIEKTKKPQPKAKPAKQAKAAGDDLAASTATTTNAATAGKKTKTVRKKA
- a CDS encoding undecaprenyl-diphosphate phosphatase, whose protein sequence is MDWLQAIILGIIQGLTEFIPISSTGHLYLGRNFFGLEEAGNLFLDTMLHLGTLIALVVFYKDILLKLIKNPFSRITALLVIGTIPAVIAGVLFSDYFDSISKSGVTIGWEFLITGAFLWFADSIKNGAKKVEDISLFDSFFIGSFQAFAIFPAISRSGMTIVGALMRKMDKEAAAYFSFLLSIPAICGGVIFQLKDIASGNVPQISLTSMFIATLASAIFGYIAVKFMISFVKNKSLKLFAVYVWILGVVIIVLQQMGTF
- a CDS encoding DedA family protein, with the translated sequence MLEQFKELSYFGIMLALTFEFVPAELVLPLAGYWVYEGDMTLWGTVLAGTVGGTFGPLTLYAVGRYGGRPFILKFGKYFFINEEKLTKADEFFEKNGAMVAFTARFLPGVRTLISIPCGMAKMNVWVFSIYTFVAMLPITFIYVYLGFKLGENWKNVGELANQYILPAGIAVLVIFVAYKLITRKKKKTYREQHKTASKKH
- the sigI gene encoding RNA polymerase sigma factor SigI; protein product: MLSLLFRLGKKKRTLEETVLLIQKGDLQLQNELIEQYKPFVAKTVSSVCKRYISENDDEFSIGLIAFNDAIEKYSTDKGSSLLAFAELVIKRKVIDYIRKEARNPYTVNLDLQEHEEGEYSQSKIESDLSIDEYTKAIEQEHRKEEIIFFQHCLNDFNLTFAEILDQSPKHFDARQNAIMVAKEVVKDDDLRHHLFTKKQLPVKQLEAKVAVSRKTIERNRKYIIAMAIILSGNFVYLKDYIKGVLDS
- a CDS encoding anti-sigma factor domain-containing protein, with amino-acid sequence MKKGVVVEYSDDFVTLLTPDGQFLKAKNNEGVYELGEEISFFPVVDKREEVIRKRKRNHILSYFSTRMAKAGAISAIAIIFFMISFLPFFQNDQVYAYMSIDINPSFEVGVDDQLNVISLEPLNDEANKLMEKVSDWENKPFDEIVDRIVGECKLEGYVYPGKEIVITTVVNEEDKKAQNELQEDISKIRSSYEEDQMIVKTIEADQETREKAQKQGVSTGKYIELTEKEVKPVKEKETTPVEQNNTPSTQEKEDTTTTDPVKQETSTTVEENQQTKDELNSKAKEKLNEVKNELKGQKNEQKQNKGNQVSNNNRDKQKQKNNNRHNHDDDDDDRDNRKDRKNRDHNDDDDDDDRHKRWNSNKDRDRDDREERKRNNNRDDD
- a CDS encoding alpha/beta-type small acid-soluble spore protein encodes the protein MARSSNKLLVPGIEQALDQIKYEIANEFGVNLGSDTVSRANGSVGGEITKRLVAQAQSQLNGQRTE
- a CDS encoding DUF1836 domain-containing protein, which encodes MTIQLTRKEMTALLYSLKGESKQSPLLIIEKASNFTSPIDINIPAFLIKASKRRNLQEFGLSTNEIVSLANLCELTSLKSTSIQNWIKRDVKGLIGPPELGKKYSIDQAAMLLIVKDLKYVFDFEKIRKVLTEVFNTLSDRSDDLINPIMFYEMYGTILEKLEKLPLRGQTLEQQIVEEVNAVPKKFSELTESQWKTIERILVTTVLAVTASHLQTRAQVYLNERLN